The region GCATTTATAGGTGTTCTTCAGAATATAGAATTTATCAACATATTAACATAGTTAGACTTATCAAGGGTTTTGAATACGTGTTGTACCTGAGTAGTTACATAATTTTAAGTACTTATAATGCTCTTTCACAGCAATCCAAAAGCCAGGATGCTCGTAATAAGTAATATGATATTCGGCGGCAGTTTGTATAAGGATGGGTTGAATCTCTTTGAAGTGATCGGCAGAAATATAAGGAAAAGCATGATGCTCGATCTGATAATTGCTACCACCTACCAACCATTGCAATATCGGGTTTTTTGTTTTGAAATTTGACGTGCCTTGTATTTGGTTGCTCATCCACGATTGCTCTTCTGCACTTGGGTTGGCAACTCCTGTAAATAAATGCTCTACTTGCAGTACATGGGTTATAATGAGGCTGGCAATTATATGCATCGTTAAAAATCCGATAAGCCATTGTCCGAAAGTGATGGATAAAAATGAAAGGGGTAAAAATATAAAAGCGAATATATATAATACTTTGGTCAACCAAAATTTGAGTAATTGTGAAAAATCATGTCCCTGTTTTTTGGTAGGGTGACCATTGCGGTTGTAGCGGTTCAGTTTTTCCATATCTAAAGCAAATGCCCAAAAGATGGTGAAGAGGGCATAGACCACAAAAGCATAATAATGTTGGTAGCGGTGAAACCATTTATGAGGGGCATCGGGCGAAAGTCTCAGTGCATCACCTTCTTTAAGTGCCTCATCGTTTTCGAAATCATTGGTATAACTGTGGTGGAATACATCGTGTTTGATATGCCATATATAATCGCTCATGCCAAGCATATTAAAAGTATATCCCATAAAGCGGTTCACATTTTTGCGGTGCGATATGTTGCCGTGCATGGCTTGGTGACTGATGTTTAGCCCTATAGCTGCCATTAACAAACCCATAGTTAAGCAACAGAGCCATAAGGTTAAAGGTGTTTGAATAACGGAGAAAAGTGAAATATACAATCCCACAAATGAAAGAATGAGGAACATATATTTGAGATAACTTTTCCCTGTAGATTTCATATTTGCTTGGTTAAAGTTGAAGTGATTGTGTACTCTATGCTTAAGTACTTTTTGAAATTCCTTGGTGTTTCTGTTAGTATTTTCCATAATTTTGTTTTGATGAGTTAATGGTTCAAAACTAGCGGCATGAATATCTCCCAAATTTTCATTTTCCGCAAAACTCAAATTGTTTTTTGCATTTTTTGCAAATTTTTTGTCTTTGCCTTCTAAATCTCGTTTCTAATTAATGGAGTAGAATGGTTAATTTTGCCGCTATATCTGCATTTTGATTTAGCAACTATAGTTTGAAAAAGCTACACCTATTCGTATTCAAAGAGTTCATTGGGCCATTTGTGCTCACCTTCTTCATTTCCATGTTTGTGCTAGTGATGCAGTTCCTATGGCTTTGGATCGATGAGTTTGTGGGCAAAGGATTGGAATGGTATGTGATTGCCCAAATATTTATATATCAAGCTGCCACATTGGTACCACTTGCTTTGCCACTGGCCGTGCTGCTCTCCACCATTATGACCTTTGGCAACCTAGGCCAGCACTACGAATTGGTTGCTATGAAATCGGCTGGAATTTCTTTAAGACGCATATCCATGCCAATTTTTATTTTTTGTGGGATGATGATGGTTCTTGCTTTTTATTTTGCTAATGTACAAATACCCGATGCCCAGTTAAAAATCAGGACTTTATTATATGATATACAACAGCAGAAACCTGCATTTAATATTAAAGAAGGATTATTCTATAATCAGATAGATGGGTATAGCATAAAAGTGGGAAAGAAAGATGCCGACAACCAGAATATGCATGAGGTAATGATATACGACCACACCTCCAATAAAGGCAATGTGAGTTTGATATTGGCCGACGATGGTAAAATGGCAATGAACGAAGATAAAGACAAACTAATGGTGACCTTATATAAAGGCACACGCTATGAGGAAATGGAAGACAAAGACAATAACAAACGTACCTATCCTTTTAGTGTTACCACTTTCGGCAAACAGGAAATAGTAATGGATCTGAGTGCATTTAAGCTGAACAGAAGTGATGAGGATTTTTTCAAAGAGAATTATCAAATGCTTAATATACTCGAGCTCGATGAGGCAATAGATTCCTTGAATATAGGCGAACTGGGAAAACGGATGGGATTTTTAAATAATATGAGTACCTATTTTCATTTGCACGATTCTAGCGGTCAGCAACGCATCGTGAAAAATCCATATATAGTGAAAGGGAAAGACCTCACCGCAAATTTTTCGAAAAGTGAAAAACAAAAAATATATTCTGCTGCATTAAATAGTACGAGGACGCTTAAAGGAATTGCTGATTTTTCGGTAGTTACTTTACAAAATGGATATGAGTTTGAGAATAGGTTCAGACTCGAATGGCATAGAAAATTTACTTTAAGCATTGCTTGTATCATATTCTTTTTTATAGGTGCTCCCTTTGGAGCCATTGTCCGCAAGGGAGGTTTGGGCATGCCCATGGTGTCGGCCATTGTTATATTTATTATATATTATATGATTACGGTGGCTGGCGAGAAAGCATCGAACGAAAATGTATTTAGTCCGTTTATAGGAATGTGGCTTAGCAGTTTTGTAATGATCCCCTTGGGATTATTTCTGACTTACAAAGCAAGTATCGACAGTAATTTATTTAATAAAGAATGGTATTATAATATTGCCCGAAAAGTGCAAGCGTGGTTGCAGTTCAAGAAAGATAAAGATATTATAGTAGAATCAGAATGAAAGTACTTTTTCTGAGTAACCGGGTTCCTTTTCCACCCAATGATGGCGGTACTGTAGGCGTATATCAAGCATTGATGGGCTTGGTAGATTTGGGAATTGATGTTACTTTCTTTTCCCTGAATCCTTCACGAAATAAAGTAGATTTGAAGAATGCTTTAGAATTAGAAAAAATACCACACAAAGAAATATATAATATACAAACCGATATCACTCCATGGGGTGCTTTAAAAAATTTATTGCAAAATAAATCTTATCATATATCACGTTTCTATAATAAAAATATTGCTGATAAACTAGCTGCACTATTACAAAAAAACAGGTATGACATTATACATTTCGATGGATTGCAAATAACTATATATCTAGATATCGTTCGCCGCTATAGTCAAGCCAAATGCGTAATGCGGGCTGCCAATGTAGAACATAAAATATGGGAAGGGCTTGCAGAACACAGTGCAAATATCTTTAAAAAATGGTATTTGAAAACTGCAGCACAGCAACTCAAAAAGTATGAACTGGAAACTATTAAACACCTAGACGGCTTGATAACAGTAAGTATAGAAGATGCAGCATATTTCAAGCAATCAGGTTTTGATAAAGAAATACATATAGCTTATACAGGCTTTGATATTACCAAATTGCCTCCACATACCAAAGTTGAAAATTGTATATATCATATCGGAGCTATGGACTGGATGCCGAATATAGAAGGCTTGCGTTGGTTTATGAAAGAAGTCTGGCCGCTGGTCCATCAAAAAAAATCAAAATTAGTATTACATTTGGCGGGCAAAAACATGGAACAAGAATTTTATCAATATAATAACCTCAATGTAAATAATCATGGACAAGTGCAGGATGCTTTGGAGTTTGTTTCTGATAAATCTACTTTAATAGTTCCCTTATTTTCGGGAAGTGGGATGCGGGTAAAAACTGTGGAAGCTATGGCTATGGGAAAAACTATTATAGGAACCAAAATGGCCGCCCAGGGATTGCCCGAAGAAGTGAAAGAATATATGATCATCGTAAAAACTGCAAAAGAATTTGCTGAAAAAATTATATACTATGCAAATCACACACACGAAGCACATACCTTAGGACAAGAAGCAAAACTATATGCCGCTACCCATTTCGAAGTAAAACAAATTGCAGAAAGCGTTGTTAAATATTATAATACAGTAGATAGTAGATAGTAGTAAGGAGAAAGTAGAAAGTAGACAGCCCGCCGCAGCGGGTAGTGTAAGTAGTAAGGAGAAAGGAGAAAGCCCGCCGCGGCGGGCAGTAGTAAGTAGTAAGTAGTAAGTAGTAAGTAGTAAGTAGACAGTTGACAGTTGACAGTTGACAGTTGACAGTTGACAGTAGACAACCCGCCGCGGCGAGTAGTAGATAGTAGATAGTAAACTGACAATTCAATTAACCATTAACCATACCCGTTTGCTTCAGTTGACGGATTAAAAAAAAAGATGTTCGATAAAATAGAAGAAGCCATTGCAGATATAAAAGCTGGCAAATGTATTATAGTCGTTGACGACGAAGAGCGTGAAAACGAAGGCGACTTCCTGTGTGCCGCACGCCACGCCACGGCTGAGATGATTAACTTCATGAGCAAAGAAGGTCGCGGACTTATTTGTGCTCCCATCACTGAGCAACGTTGTAATGAATTGCAACTCGATTTGATGGTCGGAGTTAATACAACAAGCCACGAAACTCCGTTTACGGTTTCTGTTGATTTGCTGGGCAAAGGATGCACCACAGGTATCTCTGCTCAAGATCGTTCTAAAACTGTATTGGCATTAATAGATCCCGCAACACGTCCTGATGATTTGGGAAGACCCGGGCATATCTTCCCGCTTAAAGCCAAGGATGAAGGCGTTCTTCGCAGAGCTGGACATACAGAAGCCACCGTTGATTTGGCACGCATGGCAGGGCTTGAACCTGCAGGTGTGATATGTGAAATCATGAAAGAAGATGGTACTATGGCGAGATTAGATGACCTGAAAATTGTAGCAGAAAAATTCGATTTGAAACTTATCACCATCAAAGATTTAATAGAATATAGACTTAAAAATGAGTCCCTCATCAAACGTGAAATATCTGTGGAGATGCCAACCAAATATGGTGATTTCGACTTAGTAGCATATAGACAAATTGTAACAGGTGAAGAACATTTGGCTTTGGTGAAAGGTCATTGGAATCCTGGAGAAGCGGTGATGGTTCGTGTACATAGTAGTTGTGTAACAGGTGATATTTTTCATTCACTTCGCTGCGATTGTGGAGAGCAATTGCACCAAGCCATGCAAATGATTAATGACAATGGACATGGTGTAGTTGTATATATAAATCAAGAAGGACGTGGAATAGGTTTGTTGAATAAATTAAAAGCATATAAACTCCAAGAGCAAGGACTCGACACTGTGGAAGCTAATGAAAAATTAGGTTTCAAAATGGACGAGCGTGACTATGGTGTAGGTGCACAAATCTTACGTGATTTGGGCGTAACTAAAATGCGTTTAATATCTAACAACCCAACAAAACGTGTAGGTTTAATAGGTTATGGATTAGAAATCGTAGAAAATATTCCACTCAAAATTGCGTCGAATCATCATAATGAAAATTATTTGAAAACGAAGAAAAATAAAATGGGGCACGACTTGTAAAAGAATTGCAAATTACGATTGACGTCCGCCTCGGCGGAACGAATTTTATCATGCTTATTTTTATACAAATGCCTTGTCCGTTTTGTCATGCCGACGACAGGAGGCATCTCACAATGCTTATAATTATATGAGGTTTTTTTAACCATAGTGTTACACAGAGGGAAAACTCACAGAGGTACACGGAGTTTTTAAAATATATTTAATTCTCACGTTTCGTTAACACTAGTATTCCTCTTTGAAACACTGTGCCATTCTCCGTGTTACACAGTGGTTAATTTACTTTTAACCACAGAGTTTAAAACATCACAGAGGTACACAGAGTTAATATATATTACAACTCCCCCAAGTCCTTCACCAACCCAGGCCCACCATAAATAAAACCTGTATATAATTGAACCAATTTAGCTCCTACTTCCAGTTTCTCTTCTGCATCTTCTGTACTATGTATTCCACCTACACCTATCAAAGGAATTTTGCCGAGTGATTTTTCATGGATGTACTGTATAACTTTAGTGGAATGTTTGGTTAATGGTTTACCACTGAGTCCACCTGTTTCATTTGCATTTGAGGGATGTAAGTGAGGGCGTTCAATCGTTGTGTTGGTGGCAACAATTCCTTCTATGCCTGTATGAAAATATATAGTAATAATTTCGTCCAGTTGTTCGTGAGTTAAATCTGGTGCAATTTTTAGCAAAATAGGTTTCCGCGGTTTTCCTTCACTAATATATAATTGTCGTGTGGCAACCAAGCCGCTTAATATATGCATGAGTTGCCCCTTGTCCTGCAATTCACGTAAGCCCGGCGTGTTGGGACTGCTTACGTTTACCGTAAAATAATCTACGTAATTATATAATTTCTTAAAACATATTTGATAATCCAAGAAAGCAAGATCGTTAGGCGTTACTTTGTTCTTTCCTATATTTCCGCCTACTATCAAACCCGCAGGACGATTTTTCAAACGTTCTACCATACTATCCACGCCCATATTATTAAAGCCCATTCTATTAATTAAAGCTTGGTCTTTTAATAACCTAAACAATCGAGGTTTGGGATTTCCAGGTTGGGCTAATGGGGTAACAGTTCCCACTTCTATATGTCCGAAACCGAGCATTTGAAGTTCAGGCAACCATCTTGAATCTTTATCGAAACCTGCCGCCAATCCAACTTTATTTGGGAAATGCAAACCCAAAAAATCTACGCCCTTTTGCTTATGAGTTTTGAAAAATATTTTGCCCAAGCCCAATACACGCAAGATTCTGAGCATATACATTGTAACATAATGTGCCCGTTCAGGACTCATCATAAATAATATATTTTTGGCAAGGGTATACATGAGGTGGGGCAAAGATAGGGGAATAGGATTTGTCCGCCGCCGGCGAATGGGGAATAAAACGTCATTCTAAGTCCGATAACTATCGTGCCCACTTCGGGCAAAGAATCTGCTGAAACGTAGTACGATCCGTCTTCGGCCCGATAGCTATCAGGATCAACGGATCTTTCGCATTGAAACAATGCTCAAGATGACGGACGGCCATTATCTAAACAAAAATCCGTTCGGTATAATGCCCGTACTAAAAGAATCTACGTCAACTTGTGATGTCGGTCTAAGCTTATATACTTTCCCATTACTCACATAATCCTTTGCATCGGCGGCATAAATGGTGCTAGTTTGGGGGTCGACTCCGAGTCCATAGAAATTTTTTCCTGTTCCTGAATATATGTAATTTGTAGGAAGTGTATTGGCACTGACGGGCATAATATATATATGTTTGTTGATATAATATAAAGTATCTCCCTTTTTGTTCATTCTAAGATCGCTCGCATATTCTTTGGCTAGAGGAAACTGCATACTTTTTAAAATATCTTTCCCGTTTGTTGCTATACAAGTGATGCCGCCTTTATAACCTTTGATAGAATCGCCCAAACTCGCTACCCATATATTGCCCTCCTTGTCTTTGGCAAAACTATTACTGCCATAAAACACTTTTGTACTGTCAGTTAAAGTATGTGTTTTTGCATCAATCTTATAAATATAATTACTGTATAGATTCGAGACATAAACAGCATCATTATATAGTAACATTTCTTCCGTCCAACCAAAAATAGAAATATGTTTGATGATGGTATTGTTCTGTAGATTGACCACAGAGATTTGATTATCATATAAATCTGTAACGTAAGCGATATCGGAACTTACAGGCTTAAAAAAACGTGGACTTTTAAATCCAGTAATAGTTGCAATATGCTTAAAATCTGTTTTGTTTACCACTTCTATTTTGCCTGAATTGTTTACCACAATATAGTACTTCCCATTGTATTCGGAAATACTTTGAACAACATCACCCAATTTATAACTATTATTTCTAAAGAATAGATTATTTTCAATTGTTTTGGTATCGGGGTCGTACAAACTAAGCTCCCCATTTCCCCAACCAAAATTTCCTTCATTCACAATATATACTGCTGAAGGTTTTATCAATACAGGCATGGGTTGTGGCTCTTTTTTCTTACAAGCTACTATGCAAATGAACACACAGAAAAATATGATTATAGCAAATCTCATTGTTTGATAAAAGAATAATAAGTACACAAATTTCGTTGTTGTATTTTAAGATAATAGACACCTGCAATCAAATCAGTAATATTTACTATATTTTGCTGTTGGGAAACATCAATTAACTTCCCCGTTATATCATATAGAATTATGGTTGAATTAGACTCTAAATTTTGTATCTGTATATAATCGTTTGCAGGATTTGGATATATATATATTGATTTATTTGAGCCCATATTTGCAAATCCTGTATGATTAAAATCGTGTATCACACCGACTGCATCTAAGTCGAAGCCGCCTGATGGGAAAGGTGTTGGCCACGGGTCATTAATTTTCAAACCCCTACTGTCACGACTACAAAATGAATCATTAATAGAACCAATTACATCAATTAATTTGATATGCGTAATATGATAAATATCAAGCCCGGCGATATTTTTTAATTCTTCCAAATCGAAAGGTGTACCGTAACCTGCCCTGTATTTTCCTGCCAGATTATACAATCTCGTAGCATCCAAATGTGCTGCATTATTATATTGTATTGTAGTATCATTATTATCTATCGCCGCAAAGCGATGGAAAGTGCTTCCATCTGAACTTACTTCTACAAATGCCAGTTCCAAAAAACCATCATCAAATGAGTTTTCAAATATAGCAAAATCGGGACCTTTACCATTAAAAATCGGAGAACTAAAATTTAGTATAATAGTTCCCCCATCGCCTAAACTTACTACATTGTTATCTGCTATTCCTATAATACTATTGCTGTCACCCACCGTTGTTCTGCCTAAACTGGTATCGACAATATTTTGCCATCCACGGTTGATAGAACAGGCATTTGTCCATGCTACAAAGATATTAGAATCTTTGTACAAAGCTTTGCTACCAATCACTCCAGCGGATGGGTCGTATTGTGCCATCAATTGCATTGGTATGCAGAATAATATAATATAATATAATATTTTTTTCATATTTTGGTGGTTGGTGAGGACAACCATAGGCAGAGTCCTCTATATTCTGTTCATAATTTTAGGTCCCTCATTGGTGTCCTCACCGATGAGATCTACTTCATATTATTGCTTTACAAATTTAGTTTGTAAAATGTTACCTCCATCCAAAATTTGCAATACATACATGCCTTTTGTCAGCAAAGATACTTCAATGCTATTGCCTGCATCATGGTTATTATAATATACTTTATTGCCTTTCATATCAAAGATGCTTACGGTTTTGCCCGCAAGATTTTCACTGGTATATATAATTTCACTTGCGGGACATGGATAAATATATAAAGAATTATTTGAAGTTAAATTTTGCACCGCAGTATAATTATCAGAGGTTACAAAATTATCCATACAGAAATAGCCTGGTGTATTCATTCCATATTTGCCTGTATCTGTTGATGAAAACATGAATTGTAAACTATCTATATTGCCCACAGTTGTAAGGTCTACCCAAGTCCAAGCTTTTACGATGTAGTCTTTGCTGTTGTCTTTATTTTGGAAATCGGCTAGATAAAAGTCTTTGCTTTTGGTAGCATTTCCAGCTTTGTAACCTTGAATAGTCACTTTAAACCAATCGGTATCATTGCCGGATACTCCGCCAAACTTCTTTGCAAATGTGCTATCTCCATTTTTCATACTCAAATATGCATAAGTATTATTGGTAATCCAAAACCCTTTTGCTTCTTTACCTGCAGCTTGATTCTTTAATATAATAGTTGAAAACGCATAACCTAATGCAAAGTTATTAGAACTATTATATCCTTTACCTGCAATTGTGCTATATTGATTAAAGTATCCCGCAGTGTTTGTATCAATTTTGTTACTAATGGCGAACCCACTCCATGAGGGAAATCCCCAAGCGGTATCATAACTATTTTTTAATATGATATTGCCGGATTCAAATTTTTTGCTGAAATCACTCCCATTGTGGTATCCTGCAGCAGGAATGATGACGCTTTCAAAATCGGCAACTGTTTGGGCGTTTACCGCAAAACCCGATAGCATTACAAATGCTGCAAATGTGTAGATGTGTTTTTTCATTTTTGTTTTATGTTTATTATAATTGATGTTTCTATATAACGACCCGGTAAGGCGTAGTTTTGCAATGTTTGATAGTATACATTACCTAAATTTATAAACTTTAATGACCCTAATAAATCTAATTTTCTGAATTTTATTTGCTGTTGTATATAAATATTTTGAACTAGGTAAGGCTCCAACCAATCAGTATTATCAAGGTTTGTATAGCGTGCACCTATTTGTTGCAGTAAATAAACTAGGGAGGTATTTTTGTATTTAATTTCTGTCCACCAATTACATTTAAAGGGGGGAATGTAAATCATTTGTCGGCCTTTCAAACTTGGGCTAATATTTAAACTTTGAGTATATGTAGCTGCTAATTGACTTCTAATACCAATTTTTTTGCAGCGTGTAGTAATACTATAAACCAACTCCACTCCATTAATTTTAGTCTCTTTCAAATTGATTGGTTCGGGATAACTCGGACTGTTTAAATTAGTCCAAACAACACGATTGTAAATATGATTATAATAATACGTGATTTCAATATCATGCTTAAACAATTCACTACAATACTTATATACTAAACCAGCTTCCACTTGCTTGGTATTTTCAGGTTTGATATTAATATTTCCACCAGGCTGATAATAACGCTCATTAAAGGTGGGTAGCCTAAAACCCTTAGTAGCATTTGATTTCAATAGAATT is a window of Bacteroidota bacterium DNA encoding:
- a CDS encoding acyl-CoA desaturase, coding for MENTNRNTKEFQKVLKHRVHNHFNFNQANMKSTGKSYLKYMFLILSFVGLYISLFSVIQTPLTLWLCCLTMGLLMAAIGLNISHQAMHGNISHRKNVNRFMGYTFNMLGMSDYIWHIKHDVFHHSYTNDFENDEALKEGDALRLSPDAPHKWFHRYQHYYAFVVYALFTIFWAFALDMEKLNRYNRNGHPTKKQGHDFSQLLKFWLTKVLYIFAFIFLPLSFLSITFGQWLIGFLTMHIIASLIITHVLQVEHLFTGVANPSAEEQSWMSNQIQGTSNFKTKNPILQWLVGGSNYQIEHHAFPYISADHFKEIQPILIQTAAEYHITYYEHPGFWIAVKEHYKYLKLCNYSGTTRIQNP
- a CDS encoding LptF/LptG family permease codes for the protein MKKLHLFVFKEFIGPFVLTFFISMFVLVMQFLWLWIDEFVGKGLEWYVIAQIFIYQAATLVPLALPLAVLLSTIMTFGNLGQHYELVAMKSAGISLRRISMPIFIFCGMMMVLAFYFANVQIPDAQLKIRTLLYDIQQQKPAFNIKEGLFYNQIDGYSIKVGKKDADNQNMHEVMIYDHTSNKGNVSLILADDGKMAMNEDKDKLMVTLYKGTRYEEMEDKDNNKRTYPFSVTTFGKQEIVMDLSAFKLNRSDEDFFKENYQMLNILELDEAIDSLNIGELGKRMGFLNNMSTYFHLHDSSGQQRIVKNPYIVKGKDLTANFSKSEKQKIYSAALNSTRTLKGIADFSVVTLQNGYEFENRFRLEWHRKFTLSIACIIFFFIGAPFGAIVRKGGLGMPMVSAIVIFIIYYMITVAGEKASNENVFSPFIGMWLSSFVMIPLGLFLTYKASIDSNLFNKEWYYNIARKVQAWLQFKKDKDIIVESE
- a CDS encoding glycosyltransferase family 4 protein, yielding MKVLFLSNRVPFPPNDGGTVGVYQALMGLVDLGIDVTFFSLNPSRNKVDLKNALELEKIPHKEIYNIQTDITPWGALKNLLQNKSYHISRFYNKNIADKLAALLQKNRYDIIHFDGLQITIYLDIVRRYSQAKCVMRAANVEHKIWEGLAEHSANIFKKWYLKTAAQQLKKYELETIKHLDGLITVSIEDAAYFKQSGFDKEIHIAYTGFDITKLPPHTKVENCIYHIGAMDWMPNIEGLRWFMKEVWPLVHQKKSKLVLHLAGKNMEQEFYQYNNLNVNNHGQVQDALEFVSDKSTLIVPLFSGSGMRVKTVEAMAMGKTIIGTKMAAQGLPEEVKEYMIIVKTAKEFAEKIIYYANHTHEAHTLGQEAKLYAATHFEVKQIAESVVKYYNTVDSR
- a CDS encoding bifunctional 3,4-dihydroxy-2-butanone-4-phosphate synthase/GTP cyclohydrolase II codes for the protein MFDKIEEAIADIKAGKCIIVVDDEERENEGDFLCAARHATAEMINFMSKEGRGLICAPITEQRCNELQLDLMVGVNTTSHETPFTVSVDLLGKGCTTGISAQDRSKTVLALIDPATRPDDLGRPGHIFPLKAKDEGVLRRAGHTEATVDLARMAGLEPAGVICEIMKEDGTMARLDDLKIVAEKFDLKLITIKDLIEYRLKNESLIKREISVEMPTKYGDFDLVAYRQIVTGEEHLALVKGHWNPGEAVMVRVHSSCVTGDIFHSLRCDCGEQLHQAMQMINDNGHGVVVYINQEGRGIGLLNKLKAYKLQEQGLDTVEANEKLGFKMDERDYGVGAQILRDLGVTKMRLISNNPTKRVGLIGYGLEIVENIPLKIASNHHNENYLKTKKNKMGHDL
- a CDS encoding quinone-dependent dihydroorotate dehydrogenase; this encodes MYTLAKNILFMMSPERAHYVTMYMLRILRVLGLGKIFFKTHKQKGVDFLGLHFPNKVGLAAGFDKDSRWLPELQMLGFGHIEVGTVTPLAQPGNPKPRLFRLLKDQALINRMGFNNMGVDSMVERLKNRPAGLIVGGNIGKNKVTPNDLAFLDYQICFKKLYNYVDYFTVNVSSPNTPGLRELQDKGQLMHILSGLVATRQLYISEGKPRKPILLKIAPDLTHEQLDEIITIYFHTGIEGIVATNTTIERPHLHPSNANETGGLSGKPLTKHSTKVIQYIHEKSLGKIPLIGVGGIHSTEDAEEKLEVGAKLVQLYTGFIYGGPGLVKDLGEL
- a CDS encoding T9SS type A sorting domain-containing protein, with the protein product MKKILYYIILFCIPMQLMAQYDPSAGVIGSKALYKDSNIFVAWTNACSINRGWQNIVDTSLGRTTVGDSNSIIGIADNNVVSLGDGGTIILNFSSPIFNGKGPDFAIFENSFDDGFLELAFVEVSSDGSTFHRFAAIDNNDTTIQYNNAAHLDATRLYNLAGKYRAGYGTPFDLEELKNIAGLDIYHITHIKLIDVIGSINDSFCSRDSRGLKINDPWPTPFPSGGFDLDAVGVIHDFNHTGFANMGSNKSIYIYPNPANDYIQIQNLESNSTIILYDITGKLIDVSQQQNIVNITDLIAGVYYLKIQQRNLCTYYSFIKQ
- a CDS encoding DUF4465 domain-containing protein, whose product is MKKHIYTFAAFVMLSGFAVNAQTVADFESVIIPAAGYHNGSDFSKKFESGNIILKNSYDTAWGFPSWSGFAISNKIDTNTAGYFNQYSTIAGKGYNSSNNFALGYAFSTIILKNQAAGKEAKGFWITNNTYAYLSMKNGDSTFAKKFGGVSGNDTDWFKVTIQGYKAGNATKSKDFYLADFQNKDNSKDYIVKAWTWVDLTTVGNIDSLQFMFSSTDTGKYGMNTPGYFCMDNFVTSDNYTAVQNLTSNNSLYIYPCPASEIIYTSENLAGKTVSIFDMKGNKVYYNNHDAGNSIEVSLLTKGMYVLQILDGGNILQTKFVKQ